A region of Defluviitalea raffinosedens DNA encodes the following proteins:
- a CDS encoding helicase-related protein, which produces MRPPKVLDNKKYRVIDELKAELRKGSKLSIISAYFTIYAYEELKKELSKIDSMRFIFTEPTFVRKDQELYREYFIVRHPEKKISGNEFEIKLRNEMKQAAIAKECVEWLEKKAEIKSLRRPNPAQPRLVYIDNPEDNVLIHGTVDFTTDGLGITPSNRLDYNMCMYGKEYTIDFLQSFNELWEDDTAVQDVKEKVLEQIRILYKENTPEFIYFVTLYNIFYDYLDELTEDNIVKSRTGFKETLIWNKLYKFQKDAVMGAIDKLEKYNGCIIADSVGLGKTFTALAVIKYYELRNDRVLVLVPKKLRENWTIYTQNDKRNIFAADRFNYDVLNHTDLSRTNGYSGEINLATLNWSNYDLVVIDESHNFRNNPPVKGRVTRYQRLMNDIIKSGVKTKVLMLSATPVNNRMNDIKNQIAFITEGRDDAFKDVGLDSIEFILRKAQTVFNRWSELPEHERTTETFVNMMDTDYFKLLDTVTIARSRKHIEKYYNLEEIGKFPTRLPPENRYPAIDAKGEFPPIEDINRLIKKLTLCIYSPLAYVLPEKRAAYEDKYDMVVGSSKSIFRQIDREQSLVGLMRVNILKRLESSINSFAITVENILHKIDKALEAIEQRQFDYDAELDINDIDIDDPELESLMFGNNVKVLLQDMDLIKWKQDLLADKDKLETILLEAMIVTPERDAKLIELRTLIESKIRNPINPGNKKVIVFTAFADTARYLYENLADYFAKKGIYSAIVTGSGDNHSNLPISKELRKSIKISDINTILTLFSPISKECSKIYPEVNEYIDILIATDCVSEGQNLQDCDYLMNYDIHWNPVRIIQRFGRIDRIGSINQSVKLVNFWATKDLDEYINLQQRVRGRMVLLDVSATGEENIIETDSGKEMRDLEYRKKQLERLQKEVVDLEDISGGISITDLTFNDFKIELMEYMKANRKLLDEAPNGMYAVAKIDESVKDTIKPGVIFTLRQVKGKQQSKEQNPLFPYYMVYIADDGEVKLSFLHAKKILDFYKKLCSGKNEVLKELVEEFNKETNDGRKMNHYSDLLEASIENILGKKQEIGVASLFSKGGTTMPKRTFDGIEDFELITFLVIKG; this is translated from the coding sequence ATGAGACCACCTAAGGTTTTGGATAATAAAAAATATAGAGTTATAGATGAGTTAAAGGCGGAATTACGTAAAGGTTCAAAGTTATCAATCATATCAGCTTACTTTACCATCTATGCTTATGAAGAACTTAAAAAGGAACTTAGTAAGATAGATAGTATGAGGTTCATTTTTACCGAGCCTACTTTTGTACGTAAGGACCAGGAGCTTTATAGGGAATATTTCATAGTTCGTCACCCTGAAAAAAAGATATCTGGCAATGAGTTTGAAATAAAGCTAAGGAATGAAATGAAGCAGGCGGCCATAGCCAAGGAATGTGTCGAGTGGCTGGAAAAGAAAGCAGAAATAAAATCTCTAAGACGGCCAAATCCTGCTCAGCCAAGACTGGTTTATATAGATAATCCTGAAGATAATGTTTTAATACATGGAACTGTTGACTTTACTACTGATGGTTTGGGTATCACTCCTTCTAATAGATTAGACTATAACATGTGTATGTATGGTAAGGAATATACTATTGATTTTTTACAGTCCTTCAATGAACTATGGGAGGATGATACTGCTGTTCAAGATGTTAAAGAAAAAGTTCTTGAGCAAATACGAATTCTTTATAAAGAAAATACTCCTGAGTTCATCTACTTTGTTACTCTTTACAATATTTTCTATGATTATCTTGACGAGCTTACCGAAGATAACATTGTTAAAAGCCGTACAGGCTTTAAGGAGACCCTAATCTGGAATAAGCTTTATAAGTTCCAGAAAGACGCCGTTATGGGGGCAATTGATAAGCTTGAGAAGTACAATGGCTGCATTATAGCTGACAGTGTGGGATTAGGAAAAACTTTTACTGCACTGGCTGTAATTAAATACTACGAACTCAGAAACGATAGGGTTCTTGTACTCGTACCCAAGAAACTTCGTGAAAACTGGACCATTTATACCCAAAATGATAAACGCAATATTTTTGCTGCGGACAGGTTTAATTACGATGTTCTAAACCACACTGACCTTAGTAGGACAAATGGCTATTCTGGTGAGATTAATCTTGCCACATTAAACTGGTCAAACTATGACCTTGTCGTAATAGATGAGAGCCACAACTTTAGGAATAATCCACCGGTGAAAGGACGTGTGACTCGGTATCAGCGCTTGATGAATGATATTATAAAATCCGGTGTTAAAACAAAGGTGCTTATGTTGTCAGCAACCCCTGTGAACAACCGGATGAATGATATCAAGAACCAAATCGCTTTTATAACTGAGGGCAGGGATGATGCCTTCAAGGACGTGGGTCTGGATAGTATTGAATTTATTTTAAGAAAAGCACAAACCGTATTCAATAGATGGTCTGAGCTGCCTGAACACGAAAGAACAACTGAAACATTTGTCAATATGATGGATACTGATTATTTTAAGCTTTTAGATACGGTAACTATTGCCCGTTCCAGAAAGCATATAGAAAAATATTATAACTTAGAGGAGATAGGCAAGTTTCCAACCAGACTACCCCCTGAGAACAGATATCCGGCAATTGATGCAAAAGGCGAGTTCCCACCTATTGAAGATATCAATAGACTTATAAAAAAACTTACCTTATGTATCTATTCACCTTTGGCTTATGTGCTTCCTGAAAAAAGAGCTGCTTATGAAGATAAATACGATATGGTAGTAGGCTCAAGCAAAAGTATCTTTAGGCAGATAGATAGGGAGCAAAGTTTAGTCGGACTTATGCGTGTAAATATTTTAAAAAGATTGGAAAGCTCCATCAATTCCTTTGCGATAACTGTTGAGAATATTCTCCACAAAATAGATAAGGCTCTCGAAGCCATAGAACAAAGGCAATTTGATTATGATGCAGAACTAGATATCAATGATATTGATATAGACGACCCAGAGCTTGAAAGCCTCATGTTCGGCAACAATGTAAAGGTATTGCTCCAAGATATGGACCTTATCAAGTGGAAACAAGACCTACTGGCCGATAAGGACAAGCTGGAAACCATTTTATTGGAAGCTATGATTGTTACTCCAGAAAGGGACGCCAAGTTAATTGAACTTAGAACCCTCATAGAAAGCAAAATACGAAATCCAATAAACCCTGGAAACAAAAAGGTTATTGTATTTACTGCATTTGCTGATACAGCCAGATATTTATATGAGAATTTGGCCGATTATTTTGCTAAAAAAGGTATCTATTCCGCAATTGTAACAGGAAGTGGTGATAATCATTCCAATTTACCTATATCAAAAGAATTGAGAAAATCGATTAAAATATCAGATATAAATACTATATTGACCTTGTTCTCTCCTATCTCGAAGGAGTGTTCTAAGATATATCCCGAAGTTAATGAATATATAGATATACTTATTGCTACCGATTGTGTATCTGAAGGCCAGAACCTTCAAGACTGCGATTATTTGATGAATTACGATATTCATTGGAATCCGGTCAGAATTATACAACGATTCGGGCGTATAGACCGTATTGGTTCAATTAACCAATCTGTCAAATTAGTAAACTTTTGGGCTACCAAGGACTTGGACGAGTACATAAACCTCCAGCAGCGTGTCAGAGGCAGGATGGTTTTATTGGATGTGTCTGCCACAGGTGAGGAAAATATTATAGAAACAGACTCTGGCAAAGAGATGAGAGACCTCGAATACCGTAAGAAGCAGCTTGAAAGGCTTCAGAAAGAGGTTGTGGACTTAGAAGATATATCGGGAGGCATATCGATAACAGATCTGACCTTTAATGATTTTAAGATTGAGCTTATGGAATATATGAAAGCCAATAGAAAGCTTTTAGATGAGGCGCCAAATGGAATGTATGCTGTTGCAAAGATAGACGAAAGCGTAAAAGATACTATAAAGCCAGGAGTGATTTTTACCCTTAGACAAGTCAAAGGGAAACAACAAAGCAAAGAGCAGAACCCTCTATTTCCCTATTATATGGTTTATATCGCAGATGATGGGGAAGTAAAGCTATCTTTCCTGCATGCTAAGAAGATACTGGATTTTTATAAAAAACTATGCTCTGGTAAGAATGAAGTGTTAAAAGAGTTGGTAGAGGAATTCAACAAAGAGACCAATGATGGTCGTAAAATGAATCATTATTCAGATTTGTTGGAAGCTTCCATTGAAAACATATTAGGCAAGAAGCAGGAGATTGGGGTGGCCAGCCTCTTTAGTAAAGGCGGCACCACCATGCCGAAAAGAACCTTTGATGGTATTGAGGATTTTGAACTGATTACATTTTTGGTCATAAAGGGATAG
- a CDS encoding DUF4391 domain-containing protein codes for MDDYRFLNIPDSCFVGSTIYKKLFYENAHLSSSDKSLFTDTINKVVWLYCLKPETINIPAYKDEVREYPEIEVIEVILNKEYGLNRIAEIIMRTIPYPMLLIFKLEDKIRFYMAHQRTSQSDSSKNTIEEFISTDWLSNDSALFAKLDIKQMRFTNFYTLYSDIVDAISIYNLSAIMPTDDTVTGAKARELSAKIEDIEQRIANLRSKLKKESQFNRKMELNIEIKKLEQRKNKLLGGDNE; via the coding sequence ATGGATGATTATCGTTTTTTAAACATCCCTGATAGCTGCTTTGTCGGTAGTACGATTTACAAGAAGTTATTTTATGAAAATGCCCATTTATCATCCAGTGATAAATCATTGTTTACAGATACCATAAACAAGGTAGTATGGCTCTACTGCCTTAAACCTGAAACAATAAATATACCGGCATATAAGGATGAAGTAAGAGAATATCCGGAAATTGAAGTTATAGAAGTTATTTTAAATAAAGAATATGGGCTTAACAGAATAGCTGAGATTATTATGAGGACTATCCCCTACCCTATGCTGCTGATTTTTAAGCTGGAAGATAAAATACGGTTTTATATGGCTCACCAGAGGACAAGCCAAAGTGACAGCAGCAAGAATACCATTGAGGAATTTATCTCTACTGACTGGTTAAGTAATGATAGTGCTTTATTCGCTAAGCTTGATATAAAGCAAATGAGGTTTACAAACTTCTATACACTTTATAGTGATATAGTTGACGCTATCAGTATTTATAACCTATCAGCCATTATGCCAACAGATGACACTGTAACTGGTGCCAAGGCAAGAGAACTCTCAGCAAAGATAGAAGATATAGAGCAAAGAATTGCAAATCTGCGATCTAAGCTCAAGAAGGAAAGCCAGTTTAACCGCAAAATGGAGCTAAATATAGAGATTAAGAAATTAGAACAGAGAAAAAATAAATTGCTTGGAGGCGATAACGAATGA
- a CDS encoding restriction endonuclease subunit S, which produces MNTSIDIFINLFAIRGITSREQLLNEMLRVKFTEKVIKAQKISLLDEEQLFELMKQFTENTILGYFPGDREFFFSIYKVAENLDLIEFTLELYKNDRFGQIFSPAYLTEYICNLADETKAQTILITEAEKSLPGLKNFMNKHSTKKVTFTTSNPLMFMLLKLGFEKYENVSILNQSIYQEFLMGERFDFIYALPDFGGKVESVNDKFISSRTDIVATQNLLGHLSDEGILLTVLPAKIAFASGPEAKLRKYIASNYQLEAIYSLPEGTFKPYSSIKTYMLKISSEKKKNISVGYLGYDNGLYIDKNMVVDNEDFAAYEDWRIELLFEDDDENIKKYKTSTIKKVKLHEVAEVFRGKSILKKDVKPGKILVLNVSNIIDTDIDYSNMDSIDEEERKIKRYELIDGDIVLSCRGSVIKTAVYRNKQQGIVIASANIIVIRPNDRILSDYLKIFLESPVGIALVKSFQRGTTVVNINHTDIMEMEIPLLSMEEQKVLVEKYTREAELYKKTIAKAEKRFLEEKEKIYNKLV; this is translated from the coding sequence ATGAATACATCCATAGATATTTTTATCAATTTGTTTGCCATCCGTGGGATAACTTCCAGAGAGCAATTACTTAATGAAATGTTACGTGTCAAATTTACAGAAAAAGTTATAAAAGCACAGAAGATATCTTTGTTGGATGAAGAACAGCTTTTTGAACTAATGAAGCAGTTCACTGAAAATACAATCTTAGGATATTTTCCGGGAGACAGAGAATTCTTTTTTTCCATTTATAAAGTTGCAGAAAATCTGGATCTTATTGAATTCACTCTGGAACTTTATAAAAATGATCGCTTTGGTCAGATATTTTCACCGGCGTATTTGACTGAATATATTTGTAATCTGGCAGATGAAACTAAAGCCCAGACGATACTTATTACCGAAGCTGAAAAAAGTTTGCCAGGGCTAAAAAATTTTATGAATAAGCATTCAACAAAGAAAGTAACATTCACAACTTCTAATCCATTAATGTTTATGCTGCTGAAACTTGGTTTTGAAAAATACGAGAACGTCAGCATTCTCAATCAATCTATATATCAGGAGTTTCTCATGGGCGAACGATTTGACTTTATCTATGCACTGCCTGATTTTGGTGGAAAAGTTGAGAGTGTTAACGATAAATTCATCTCTTCAAGAACGGACATCGTAGCAACGCAGAATTTACTTGGACACTTATCAGATGAAGGTATACTTTTGACTGTGCTTCCTGCCAAAATTGCATTTGCCAGTGGTCCAGAAGCTAAGTTACGCAAATATATTGCATCTAATTATCAGTTGGAGGCTATTTATAGCCTTCCGGAAGGTACTTTTAAGCCGTATTCGTCCATAAAAACTTATATGCTCAAAATAAGTTCGGAGAAAAAGAAGAATATAAGTGTAGGGTACTTGGGTTATGACAATGGCTTATATATTGATAAAAATATGGTAGTGGATAATGAAGATTTTGCTGCTTATGAAGATTGGCGTATAGAATTATTGTTTGAGGATGATGACGAAAATATCAAAAAATATAAGACATCAACCATTAAAAAAGTTAAACTGCATGAGGTTGCAGAAGTTTTTAGGGGAAAATCAATTTTAAAGAAAGATGTGAAACCGGGGAAAATCTTGGTACTGAATGTTTCAAATATCATCGACACCGACATTGATTATTCCAATATGGACAGCATTGATGAGGAAGAACGAAAAATCAAACGCTATGAGCTGATTGACGGAGATATTGTTTTATCATGCAGAGGTTCGGTTATTAAAACAGCTGTATATCGTAATAAGCAACAAGGTATCGTTATCGCCTCGGCCAATATTATTGTTATTAGACCTAATGACAGAATTTTAAGTGATTATCTTAAGATTTTCCTTGAAAGTCCAGTAGGAATAGCGCTAGTAAAAAGTTTTCAGCGAGGAACAACAGTTGTAAATATAAATCATACTGACATTATGGAAATGGAAATCCCTTTATTGAGTATGGAAGAACAGAAAGTATTAGTAGAAAAGTATACAAGGGAAGCTGAATTATATAAAAAAACGATAGCTAAAGCTGAGAAACGTTTTTTAGAAGAAAAAGAAAAGATTTATAACAAGTTAGTATAA